The proteins below come from a single Gammaproteobacteria bacterium genomic window:
- the queG gene encoding tRNA epoxyqueuosine(34) reductase QueG yields MDMPDFAALAERIRAWAHELGFQQTGITGVDLAEDERHLLGWLQQERHGEMDYMRVHGTRRSRPAELVPGTLRVISVRMDYGSRDVGSAQALLEEKDHAYISRYALGRDYHKLMRKRLQQLAARIQNEIGPFGYRAFADSAPVLEKALARNAGLGWIGKHSVLINKQAGSWFFLGELFTDLPLPADEPAENHCGSCRACMDVCPTQAIVAPYEVDARRCISYLTIEYKGSIPLELRKPMGNRVFGCDDCQLFCPWNKFAQATQEKDFKPRHGLDDARLVDLFNWTEEEYLARTEGSALRRAGYECWLRNLAVGLGNAPSSTEVIAALKARGNHPAALVREHVAWALAQHAEATV; encoded by the coding sequence ATGGACATGCCGGATTTTGCTGCTCTTGCGGAAAGGATACGCGCTTGGGCCCATGAACTCGGCTTTCAGCAAACCGGTATCACCGGCGTTGACCTCGCCGAAGATGAGCGCCATCTGCTGGGTTGGTTGCAGCAGGAGCGCCACGGCGAAATGGATTACATGCGCGTCCACGGCACGCGCCGCAGCCGACCGGCGGAACTGGTGCCGGGTACGCTGCGAGTGATCTCGGTGCGCATGGATTACGGGTCCAGGGATGTTGGCAGTGCCCAGGCGCTGCTTGAAGAAAAAGACCACGCGTATATTTCGCGTTACGCACTCGGCCGCGATTATCACAAGCTCATGCGCAAGCGCCTGCAGCAACTGGCCGCACGCATCCAGAATGAGATCGGACCGTTCGGCTACCGCGCGTTTGCGGACAGTGCACCGGTGCTGGAGAAAGCGCTGGCGCGCAACGCCGGTCTCGGCTGGATCGGCAAGCACAGCGTGCTCATCAACAAACAGGCGGGTTCCTGGTTTTTCCTCGGCGAGCTGTTCACCGACCTACCGCTGCCGGCAGACGAACCCGCGGAGAATCACTGCGGCAGTTGTCGCGCCTGTATGGACGTGTGCCCGACGCAGGCCATCGTTGCGCCCTACGAGGTGGACGCGCGCCGCTGTATCTCCTACCTCACCATCGAGTACAAGGGCTCAATTCCGCTCGAGCTGCGCAAACCCATGGGCAACCGCGTGTTCGGCTGCGACGACTGCCAGTTGTTCTGTCCGTGGAACAAGTTTGCACAAGCGACGCAGGAAAAGGACTTCAAACCGCGCCACGGCCTCGACGACGCGCGCCTGGTGGACCTGTTCAACTGGACCGAAGAGGAATATCTCGCACGCACCGAAGGCAGCGCCCTCCGCCGCGCCGGTTACGAATGCTGGCTCAGGAACCTCGCTGTGGGTCTGGGCAACGCGCCCTCATCGACCGAGGTCATCGCGGCCCTTAAAGCCCGCGGCAATCATCCTGCGGCGCTGGTACGCGAGCACGTGGCGTGGGCGCTCGCGCAGCACGCGGAAGCAACTGTTTGA
- a CDS encoding N-acetylmuramoyl-L-alanine amidase produces the protein MRVLLTFFLLLPAAVLAAPVEVLGLHIAPAGDHASLVFDLSAPAEYRIFTLGHPDRVVIDMDNTALQAALPAGQGVIKDLRSGIRSQSGLRVVLDTTVQTTPRSLLRNTSAGTQLVVDLYPQKSVAARAPVLTARKAVPQTGRDIVVAIDAGHGGIDSGAHSPRGVMEKTITLQIARRLAAQVAGLPGFKPFLTRNGDYYLTLRQRIERARAAHADIFVSIHCDAAHDHYADGATVYALSLHGATSEHARLLAQRENDSDLLGGVDLSDKSPMLASVLLDLSQTATIKASLEVGGRVAQQLARMGSMHRSQVQQAAFVVLKSPDIPSILVETDYISNPREARQLQNPAYQHKVASAILTGVHNYFDQYPPPGTELAMEKAQRRQHNAPAIAADGYEVASRNRGQ, from the coding sequence ATGCGGGTATTACTGACTTTTTTTCTGCTGCTGCCGGCGGCGGTGCTGGCCGCGCCGGTAGAGGTGTTGGGGCTGCATATTGCGCCTGCCGGCGACCACGCCAGCCTGGTTTTTGACCTGTCGGCACCGGCGGAATACCGGATTTTCACCCTCGGCCACCCCGACCGGGTGGTGATAGACATGGACAACACTGCGCTCCAGGCTGCTTTGCCTGCGGGACAGGGCGTGATCAAGGATTTGCGCAGCGGCATCCGTAGCCAGTCGGGCTTGCGGGTGGTGCTGGATACCACGGTGCAGACCACGCCACGCAGTCTGCTGCGCAACACCAGCGCAGGCACGCAGTTGGTCGTGGACCTCTACCCGCAAAAGTCCGTGGCTGCGCGCGCACCGGTGCTCACCGCGCGCAAAGCCGTGCCGCAAACCGGACGCGACATCGTGGTGGCGATTGACGCCGGCCACGGCGGCATTGATTCCGGGGCGCACAGTCCGCGCGGCGTGATGGAGAAGACCATTACCTTGCAGATTGCCCGCCGCCTGGCGGCGCAGGTCGCCGGACTGCCGGGGTTCAAGCCGTTCCTGACGCGCAACGGCGATTACTACCTGACGCTGCGCCAGCGCATCGAGCGCGCACGCGCCGCGCACGCCGATATCTTCGTCTCTATCCATTGCGACGCGGCTCATGACCATTACGCTGATGGCGCCACGGTGTATGCGCTCTCGCTGCACGGCGCCACCAGCGAGCACGCGCGTCTGCTGGCGCAGCGCGAAAACGACTCGGATCTGCTCGGCGGCGTGGACCTCTCCGACAAGAGCCCGATGCTGGCTTCGGTCCTGCTGGACCTGTCGCAGACCGCGACCATCAAGGCCAGCCTGGAAGTAGGCGGGCGCGTGGCCCAGCAGTTGGCGCGCATGGGTTCCATGCACCGCTCTCAGGTGCAGCAAGCGGCCTTCGTGGTGCTCAAGTCGCCGGACATTCCCTCGATCCTGGTGGAGACCGACTACATCAGCAATCCACGCGAAGCGCGCCAGCTGCAAAATCCCGCGTATCAGCACAAGGTCGCGAGTGCGATCCTCACCGGCGTGCATAACTACTTCGACCAGTATCCGCCACCCGGCACGGAACTGGCCATGGAAAAGGCCCAGCGCCGGCAGCACAATGCGCCGGCGATCGCGGCTGACGGCTACGAAGTCGCCAGCCGCAACCGCGGTCAGTAA
- the miaA gene encoding tRNA (adenosine(37)-N6)-dimethylallyltransferase MiaA — MAAQPLPLAILLMGPTASGKTALAVELVRRFPCDIISVDSAMVYRGMDIGTAKPGPEILAVAPHCLLDILDPAESYSAGRFRRDARAAMAEITARGRIPLLVGGTMLYFRALQHGLADLPTADTHVRAELDARAARLGWPALHQELAHVDPAAAARIHANDAQRVQRALEVFYLTGRPMSELHAAAPVQDRMYRFVKLAVSPSSRAQLHTRIEQRFQAMMAAGLLAEVAALHRRGDLTRAHASMRSVGYRQLWEHLDGVCDLPTAVQRGIVATRRYAKRQMTWLHTESGVQWFDSDAPHMAPDVCAHVATALSARV, encoded by the coding sequence ATGGCAGCGCAACCTTTACCACTGGCGATTCTCCTCATGGGTCCAACCGCGTCGGGCAAGACCGCCTTGGCGGTGGAGCTGGTGCGGCGCTTCCCTTGCGACATCATCAGCGTGGATTCCGCGATGGTGTATCGCGGCATGGACATCGGCACCGCCAAGCCGGGGCCGGAAATTCTTGCGGTTGCGCCGCACTGCCTGCTGGACATTCTCGATCCGGCGGAGAGCTATTCCGCCGGGCGTTTTCGCCGCGACGCGCGCGCCGCCATGGCCGAAATCACCGCACGCGGCCGCATCCCGCTGCTGGTGGGCGGCACCATGCTGTATTTCCGCGCGCTGCAGCACGGGCTCGCGGACCTGCCGACTGCGGACACGCATGTACGCGCGGAACTGGATGCGCGCGCGGCACGCCTGGGCTGGCCGGCGCTGCACCAGGAGCTGGCGCACGTGGATCCGGCCGCCGCCGCGCGTATCCACGCCAACGATGCGCAGCGTGTCCAGCGGGCCCTGGAAGTTTTTTATCTCACCGGCCGCCCGATGTCGGAACTGCACGCCGCCGCACCGGTCCAAGATCGCATGTACCGCTTTGTCAAATTGGCCGTGAGCCCCTCTAGTCGCGCGCAGCTGCACACGCGCATCGAACAGCGTTTCCAGGCCATGATGGCCGCGGGTCTGCTGGCGGAAGTCGCGGCGTTGCACCGGCGCGGGGATCTGACCCGCGCGCATGCCTCGATGCGTTCGGTGGGTTATCGCCAGCTTTGGGAACATTTGGATGGCGTATGCGATCTGCCGACCGCGGTGCAACGCGGGATTGTAGCCACGCGTCGTTATGCCAAACGGCAAATGACATGGCTGCACACGGAATCCGGGGTGCAGTGGTTCGACAGCGATGCGCCCCACATGGCGCCGGATGTGTGTGCCCACGTTGCCACCGCATTGAGTGCGCGGGTGTAA
- the panD gene encoding aspartate 1-decarboxylase encodes MQLTLLKAKLHRARVTHAELDYEGSCAIDANLLETAGILPYEQIQIYNVSNGERFTTYAIRAAAGSGTISMNGSAAHRAHPGDIVIICAYAQMNAAEAVNHKPRLVYLDEHNRINRTANAIPVQAA; translated from the coding sequence ATGCAACTCACCCTGCTCAAAGCCAAGCTGCACCGCGCGCGCGTCACCCATGCGGAACTGGATTACGAGGGTTCCTGCGCGATCGACGCTAATCTGCTGGAGACCGCCGGCATCCTGCCGTATGAGCAGATCCAGATCTACAACGTCAGCAACGGCGAGCGCTTCACCACCTACGCGATCCGCGCGGCGGCGGGTTCCGGGACCATTTCCATGAACGGCTCGGCCGCGCACCGCGCCCATCCGGGCGACATCGTAATCATCTGCGCCTATGCGCAGATGAACGCCGCCGAGGCCGTGAATCACAAGCCGCGGCTCGTGTATCTCGACGAGCACAACAGGATTAACCGCACTGCTAACGCCATTCCCGTCCAGGCCGCCTGA
- the panC gene encoding pantoate--beta-alanine ligase, with product MLAVHGVVELRDQVQRWRRDGERIALVPTMGNLHAGHVKLVEEAHARAKRVVASIFVNPLQFGPGEDYQSYPRTLEADQAKLQAVRADLLFAPAVEEMYPGGRDRVTRVDVPGLSAILDGEFRPGHFSGVATVVLKLLNIVQPDVALFGEKDYQQLLIVRRLVADLSVPVEIVGVPIVREADGLAMSSRNQYLTPVERQQAPLLFRTLGETAAALRNGRRDFSRLEAETVQKLSAQLRPDYVSIRAAHTLAAADADTRDFVVLAAVRLGKARLIDNIQVSVEAASRPR from the coding sequence ATGCTTGCTGTTCACGGCGTAGTCGAGCTCCGCGATCAGGTGCAGCGCTGGCGCCGTGACGGCGAGCGCATTGCGCTGGTCCCCACTATGGGTAATCTGCATGCGGGCCATGTGAAGCTCGTGGAGGAGGCGCACGCGCGAGCCAAACGCGTGGTGGCGAGCATTTTTGTCAATCCGCTGCAATTCGGCCCCGGCGAGGACTATCAGAGCTATCCACGCACGCTGGAAGCGGACCAGGCCAAGTTGCAGGCAGTGCGGGCCGATCTGCTGTTCGCGCCGGCCGTGGAAGAAATGTATCCGGGCGGCCGCGACCGGGTCACGCGCGTGGACGTGCCGGGTCTGTCAGCGATTCTGGACGGGGAATTCCGCCCCGGCCATTTCAGCGGCGTCGCCACCGTGGTGCTCAAGCTGCTCAACATCGTGCAGCCGGACGTGGCTCTGTTCGGCGAGAAGGATTACCAGCAGTTGCTGATTGTGCGGCGGCTGGTGGCCGACCTGTCCGTGCCGGTGGAGATCGTCGGTGTACCGATCGTGCGCGAGGCGGATGGCCTGGCCATGAGTTCGCGCAACCAGTACCTCACGCCTGTGGAGCGCCAACAGGCGCCGCTGCTTTTCCGCACGCTCGGCGAAACCGCGGCCGCGCTGCGCAATGGCCGGCGTGATTTCTCCCGGCTGGAAGCCGAGACCGTGCAGAAACTGTCAGCGCAACTGCGGCCTGACTATGTTTCCATCCGCGCGGCGCACACGCTCGCTGCTGCGGATGCCGATACCCGGGATTTTGTGGTGCTGGCCGCGGTCCGGCTCGGCAAGGCACGGCTCATAGATAACATTCAGGTTAGTGTAGAAGCGGCCTCCCGGCCGCGATGA
- a CDS encoding SEC-C domain-containing protein: protein MSVPASQAPAAPDSAHQFRESGYTVLRAVISADSAALGTRYALLQQHWPAYYEREDMFRAAIGRYADALSESLLLKLKPVVEKATGLELLPCYSYLRIYGRGAVLPKHLDRPSCEISTSLALGFQSDTLWPLCVESGKVQKALELAPGDMLIYRGADVPHWRDTFEGEWWVQTFLHYVDAHGEYTDFKFDGRERIGPFDKLSMQRHFQRPASAGLHDQMVVPEPDGPCPCGSGLRFRDCHGKNG from the coding sequence ATGAGCGTTCCCGCATCCCAGGCGCCGGCTGCGCCCGACTCCGCGCACCAGTTCCGCGAGAGCGGCTACACCGTGCTGCGCGCCGTCATCAGCGCCGACAGCGCCGCACTCGGCACGCGTTACGCACTCCTGCAACAGCATTGGCCCGCTTACTACGAGCGCGAGGACATGTTCCGCGCGGCCATTGGCCGTTACGCGGACGCGCTCAGCGAAAGCCTGCTGCTGAAACTCAAGCCGGTGGTGGAAAAGGCCACCGGGCTGGAATTGCTGCCGTGCTATTCGTATCTGCGCATCTACGGCCGCGGCGCGGTGTTGCCCAAGCATCTGGACCGGCCCTCTTGCGAGATCAGCACTTCATTGGCGCTCGGTTTCCAGTCCGACACGCTCTGGCCGCTGTGCGTTGAGTCCGGCAAAGTGCAAAAAGCCCTGGAGCTGGCGCCCGGCGATATGCTGATTTACCGCGGCGCCGACGTGCCCCATTGGCGCGACACCTTCGAAGGCGAATGGTGGGTGCAGACCTTCCTGCACTACGTGGATGCCCACGGTGAGTACACGGATTTCAAATTCGACGGCCGCGAGCGCATCGGGCCCTTCGACAAGCTCAGCATGCAGCGCCATTTCCAGCGGCCCGCGAGCGCCGGCTTGCACGACCAGATGGTGGTACCCGAGCCGGACGGCCCCTGTCCCTGCGGCAGCGGTCTGCGTTTCCGCGACTGCCACGGGAAGAACGGCTAG
- the pruA gene encoding L-glutamate gamma-semialdehyde dehydrogenase, which produces MSQASIRVPIPVNEPVLSYAPGSPERAELKETLVRMASERLEIPLVIGGAAVHTGKLAEVNMPHDHRHVLATVHQAEAPQVQAAIDAALAAKPAWEALPFVERAAVFLRAADLLATRFRPILNASTMLGQSKTAHQAEIDAACELIDFFRFNVRFAQQLLAEQPNSAPQTWNRLDYRALEGFVFAITPFNFTSIAGNLPTAPALMGNTVVFKPSPSAMLSAWYIMELLRAAGLPPGVINLVQGDPAMITAQVLAHPDLGGVHFTGSTAVFKSIWRTVGENMQSYRQYPRLVGETGGKDFIFAHASAGEDLEALAVGMVRGAFEFQGQKCSAAARAFIPASIWPKLRERLVALTGEIKMGDVCDFRNFMGAVIHAASFNKISGYFDYARKAPGVKILAGGKADSTRGWFIEPTVIQSDNPQDRLMCEEIFGPVITVHVYLDSAYEDTLRLCDQSTPYALTGSIFARDRNAVATASRLLRHTAGNFYINDKPTGAVVGQQPFGGSRASGTNDKAGSFLNLVRWTSPRTIKENFTPPTQVGYPYQGAE; this is translated from the coding sequence ATGAGCCAGGCCAGCATTCGCGTCCCCATACCCGTCAACGAACCCGTGCTGTCCTATGCGCCGGGTAGTCCCGAGCGTGCGGAGCTGAAAGAGACGCTGGTACGCATGGCATCGGAGCGCCTCGAGATCCCCCTGGTTATCGGCGGCGCGGCGGTGCACACCGGCAAGCTCGCCGAGGTAAACATGCCGCATGATCACCGGCACGTGCTCGCGACCGTCCATCAGGCCGAGGCCCCGCAGGTACAGGCGGCCATTGACGCGGCACTTGCCGCGAAACCGGCTTGGGAGGCGCTGCCCTTCGTCGAACGCGCTGCCGTGTTCCTGCGCGCCGCCGATCTCCTCGCCACGCGCTTCCGCCCGATCCTCAACGCCTCCACCATGCTTGGGCAGTCGAAGACCGCGCATCAGGCGGAAATCGATGCCGCCTGCGAACTCATCGATTTTTTCCGCTTCAACGTGCGCTTCGCGCAACAGCTGTTGGCCGAGCAACCGAACAGCGCGCCGCAGACCTGGAACCGGCTCGACTACCGCGCGCTCGAGGGCTTCGTGTTCGCGATAACGCCGTTCAATTTCACTTCCATCGCCGGCAATTTGCCGACTGCGCCGGCACTGATGGGCAACACCGTGGTCTTCAAGCCCTCACCCTCCGCGATGTTGAGCGCCTGGTACATCATGGAACTGCTGCGCGCGGCCGGCCTGCCTCCCGGCGTGATCAACCTGGTGCAGGGCGATCCCGCGATGATCACCGCGCAGGTGCTCGCGCATCCGGATCTCGGCGGCGTGCACTTCACCGGCTCCACCGCGGTGTTCAAGTCCATCTGGCGCACGGTCGGGGAAAACATGCAGAGCTATCGCCAGTATCCGCGCCTCGTGGGCGAAACCGGCGGCAAGGATTTCATCTTTGCGCACGCCTCCGCGGGCGAGGACCTTGAAGCGCTCGCCGTCGGCATGGTGCGCGGCGCCTTCGAATTCCAGGGGCAGAAATGCTCGGCGGCCGCACGCGCGTTCATCCCGGCGTCCATCTGGCCCAAGCTGCGCGAGCGGCTGGTGGCGCTGACCGGTGAAATCAAGATGGGCGACGTGTGCGATTTCCGCAATTTCATGGGTGCCGTGATCCACGCGGCTTCCTTCAATAAAATATCCGGCTACTTCGACTATGCACGCAAGGCGCCGGGCGTGAAGATCCTCGCGGGCGGCAAGGCCGACAGCACGCGCGGCTGGTTCATCGAGCCGACCGTGATTCAGAGCGACAATCCGCAGGACCGCCTGATGTGCGAAGAAATCTTCGGCCCCGTGATCACCGTGCACGTGTACCTGGATTCGGCCTACGAGGACACGCTGCGCCTTTGCGATCAATCCACTCCCTATGCGCTCACCGGCTCGATCTTCGCACGCGACCGCAATGCGGTCGCCACGGCATCACGGCTGCTGCGCCACACAGCGGGAAATTTCTACATCAATGACAAACCCACGGGCGCGGTCGTCGGCCAGCAGCCCTTTGGCGGCAGCCGTGCCTCGGGCACCAACGACAAGGCAGGCTCATTCCTGAATTTGGTACGCTGGACCTCGCCGCGCACCATCAAGGAAAACTTCACGCCACCCACCCAAGTCGGCTATCCCTATCAGGGAGCCGAATAG
- the tsaE gene encoding tRNA (adenosine(37)-N6)-threonylcarbamoyltransferase complex ATPase subunit type 1 TsaE: MTSLNAASAADMDALGQALGRSLQDGAVVYLHGQLGAGKTTLVRGVLKGLGFEGRVRSPTYTLVEGYEISAHQLYHLDLYRIRGPEEMEYLGARDLDDANLWVFAEWPEHGAGRLPEPDLVLNFEMRDPGRLIRVEPCSGRGEQLTRAWLARMCTIPGDGGEPKSAKL, translated from the coding sequence GTGACTAGCCTGAATGCGGCGTCCGCCGCTGACATGGATGCCCTGGGGCAGGCGCTGGGACGCTCCTTGCAAGACGGTGCGGTCGTGTATCTGCACGGCCAGTTGGGTGCGGGCAAGACCACGCTGGTGCGAGGCGTGCTCAAAGGTCTGGGGTTCGAAGGGCGCGTACGCAGCCCAACCTACACCCTGGTCGAAGGCTATGAAATCAGCGCGCACCAGTTGTATCACCTGGATCTTTACCGCATCCGTGGCCCGGAGGAGATGGAATACCTCGGAGCGCGCGACCTGGATGACGCGAATCTTTGGGTGTTTGCGGAATGGCCGGAGCATGGCGCGGGGCGGCTGCCCGAGCCCGACCTCGTGTTGAATTTCGAGATGCGCGATCCCGGCCGGTTGATTCGGGTCGAGCCCTGCAGCGGGCGCGGAGAGCAACTGACCCGGGCCTGGCTGGCCCGCATGTGCACAATTCCGGGCGACGGAGGCGAGCCCAAGTCAGCCAAACTCTAA
- the mutL gene encoding DNA mismatch repair endonuclease MutL, whose amino-acid sequence MPIRSLPTQLVNQIAAGEVVERPASVVKELVENSLDAGATRIDVELEAGGARLIRVRDNGQGIPREELALALARHATSKIASLEDLERVATLGFRGEALPSIGAVARLSLASRTADEEHGWRIEGDGHGHYNAPAPLPHPVGTSVDVHDLFFNTPARRKFLRSEATEFGHVDTVLRRLALARMDVALHARHNGRGVYALNAAGEPREHEQRVAALLGPEFVRQSLHLRQAMTGLILRGWIARPTFSRSQPDLQYFYVNGRMVRDKLLAHAVRLAYHDVLFHGRHPAYVLYLELDPARVDVNAHPAKYEVRFRDGRLVHDYVFRTVEAALKNTTPQTAVPATAGARDTPQSAPGAHTQQPMPLHVAEDVAAYARLHETPAVQTENAATSGVPPLGYALAQLHGVYILAAAADGLVLVDMHAAHERITYERMKAALETGQVISQPLLVPQSLAVSRAEADCAETHAPELARSGFVIERRSPESLAIREIPALLKDEDAAQLLRDVLADLVEHGKSRRIQAALEHVLATRACHTSVRAHRRLEIAEMNALLREMERTPRADQCNHGRPTWTRLGMADLDKLFLRGR is encoded by the coding sequence ATGCCGATCCGCTCACTGCCCACGCAACTCGTCAACCAGATCGCCGCTGGCGAGGTCGTCGAACGGCCGGCGTCGGTGGTCAAGGAATTGGTGGAGAACAGTCTGGATGCCGGCGCCACGCGCATTGACGTGGAACTGGAAGCCGGCGGCGCGCGCCTGATCCGGGTGCGCGACAACGGCCAGGGCATACCGCGCGAGGAACTCGCCTTGGCGCTGGCGCGTCACGCCACCAGCAAGATTGCGAGCCTCGAAGATCTCGAACGCGTGGCCACTCTGGGATTCCGCGGCGAAGCGCTGCCGAGCATCGGTGCGGTCGCGCGCCTCAGCCTCGCTTCACGCACCGCCGATGAGGAACACGGCTGGCGCATCGAAGGCGACGGTCACGGCCATTACAACGCGCCAGCGCCGCTGCCGCATCCGGTCGGCACCAGCGTGGACGTGCATGACCTGTTTTTCAACACGCCGGCGCGGCGCAAATTCCTGCGCAGCGAAGCTACCGAATTCGGGCATGTGGACACGGTGCTGCGGCGTCTGGCGCTGGCGCGCATGGACGTGGCGCTGCACGCGCGTCACAACGGGCGCGGCGTGTATGCGCTCAATGCGGCCGGCGAACCGCGGGAACACGAGCAGCGCGTGGCGGCGCTGCTGGGACCGGAGTTCGTGCGCCAGTCGCTGCACCTGCGGCAGGCTATGACCGGCCTGATCCTGCGCGGCTGGATCGCGCGCCCGACGTTTTCCCGCAGTCAGCCGGATTTGCAGTATTTCTACGTCAATGGCCGCATGGTGCGCGACAAGCTGCTGGCGCACGCGGTGCGACTCGCGTATCACGACGTGCTGTTCCACGGCCGCCATCCCGCCTACGTGCTGTATCTGGAACTCGATCCCGCGCGCGTGGACGTGAACGCGCATCCCGCCAAGTACGAAGTGCGTTTCCGCGATGGACGGCTGGTGCACGACTATGTATTCCGTACCGTGGAGGCCGCACTCAAGAACACCACGCCGCAGACGGCAGTGCCCGCGACTGCGGGCGCGCGCGACACGCCGCAGTCCGCGCCTGGCGCGCACACGCAACAGCCCATGCCGCTGCACGTGGCGGAAGACGTGGCGGCGTATGCGCGACTGCATGAGACGCCGGCGGTACAAACTGAAAACGCAGCGACCTCGGGGGTGCCGCCGCTCGGTTACGCGCTCGCGCAACTGCACGGCGTATATATCCTGGCCGCCGCGGCCGACGGTCTGGTACTCGTGGACATGCACGCCGCACATGAGCGCATCACCTACGAACGCATGAAAGCCGCGTTGGAAACCGGGCAGGTAATATCGCAACCGCTGCTCGTGCCGCAAAGCCTCGCGGTGTCCCGCGCCGAAGCGGACTGCGCGGAAACGCACGCACCGGAACTGGCGCGCAGCGGATTCGTGATTGAGCGCCGCAGCCCGGAATCGTTGGCGATCCGCGAAATTCCCGCGCTGCTCAAGGACGAGGATGCGGCGCAGTTGTTGCGCGACGTGCTCGCGGACCTGGTCGAGCACGGTAAAAGCCGGCGCATACAGGCGGCACTCGAGCATGTGCTCGCGACGCGCGCCTGTCACACCTCAGTGCGTGCGCACCGGCGGCTGGAAATCGCCGAGATGAATGCGCTGTTGCGCGAGATGGAGCGCACGCCGCGCGCCGACCAGTGCAATCATGGCCGGCCCACCTGGACGCGCCTGGGCATGGCCGATCTGGACAAATTGTTTTTGCGTGGCCGGTAA
- a CDS encoding NAD(P)H-hydrate dehydratase translates to MLQLPAALYSAAQMRELDRRAIEDQHVPALTLMTRAGTAAWQTLLQSWPKARDIVVFAGTGNNAGDGYVLATQALRAKRQVTVVNVGDPAKLAGAAATVRSRFLAAQGREQPFTSELPAKADVIVDALFGIGLDRPLRERWAQAVERINTAGKPVLAVDIPSGLSADSGAILGAAVHASVTQTFIGLKPGLFTGAGPSCTGRLEFNALGIPAQTFKDLPPRARLLDTRVSLPRRARAAHKGDFGHVLVIGGDHGMGGAPRLSAEAALRSGAGLVSVITRPEHVAGFLAGLPEAMVRGVDDAAETTALFERASVIAVGPGLGQEAWGRRLLTRALTTPLPLVVDADALNLLAARPLTHGQWILTPHPGEAARLLKQSVAEIQLDRLKAAARIAEKYRAVVVLKGAGTIVAAEGGTPAVCRHGNPGMAAPGMGDALTGIIAALVAQGLTLPEAARTGVQAHALAGDRAAEAGERGLLARDLIADLRPVLNA, encoded by the coding sequence ATGCTCCAACTTCCAGCCGCGCTTTACTCCGCTGCGCAGATGCGCGAACTCGACCGGCGCGCCATCGAGGATCAGCATGTGCCCGCGCTGACGTTGATGACGCGTGCCGGCACCGCGGCGTGGCAAACGTTGCTGCAAAGCTGGCCGAAAGCGCGCGACATCGTGGTGTTCGCCGGCACAGGCAACAACGCGGGCGACGGCTACGTGCTTGCAACGCAGGCGCTGCGTGCGAAGCGACAAGTGACGGTAGTGAATGTCGGCGATCCCGCGAAGCTTGCGGGCGCGGCGGCGACGGTGCGCAGTCGGTTTCTGGCCGCGCAAGGCCGCGAGCAGCCCTTCACCAGCGAGTTGCCGGCCAAGGCGGATGTGATCGTGGACGCGCTTTTCGGCATCGGCCTGGATCGGCCGTTACGCGAGCGCTGGGCGCAGGCGGTTGAACGGATTAACACAGCGGGCAAGCCGGTGCTGGCGGTGGACATTCCCTCGGGTCTGAGCGCGGATAGCGGCGCAATCCTCGGCGCTGCGGTGCACGCCAGCGTGACACAGACCTTCATTGGCCTGAAACCCGGCTTGTTCACAGGTGCAGGGCCGTCCTGCACCGGCAGGCTTGAATTCAACGCGCTCGGGATCCCCGCGCAGACATTCAAAGATCTGCCGCCGCGCGCGCGCTTGCTTGACACGCGCGTGTCTTTGCCGCGGCGCGCGCGCGCTGCGCACAAGGGAGATTTCGGCCATGTGCTCGTCATCGGTGGCGATCACGGCATGGGCGGCGCTCCGCGACTGAGCGCGGAAGCCGCGCTGCGCAGCGGTGCGGGTCTGGTGAGCGTCATCACGCGCCCAGAACATGTCGCCGGTTTTCTCGCCGGCCTGCCGGAAGCCATGGTGCGCGGCGTGGACGACGCGGCGGAGACCACGGCGCTATTCGAGCGCGCCAGCGTGATCGCCGTGGGACCAGGGTTGGGTCAAGAGGCGTGGGGCCGGCGATTGCTCACGCGTGCGCTGACCACGCCGCTGCCGCTGGTAGTGGACGCGGATGCGCTCAATCTTCTGGCCGCGCGGCCGCTTACGCATGGTCAGTGGATTCTGACGCCGCACCCGGGCGAAGCCGCACGCCTGCTCAAGCAATCCGTGGCGGAAATCCAGCTGGACCGGCTAAAAGCGGCGGCGCGCATCGCAGAAAAATATCGGGCGGTCGTAGTGCTCAAGGGCGCGGGCACGATCGTCGCGGCGGAAGGCGGGACGCCGGCCGTTTGCCGGCATGGCAATCCCGGCATGGCGGCGCCCGGGATGGGCGATGCGCTCACCGGCATCATTGCAGCCCTGGTGGCGCAGGGATTGACGCTGCCCGAGGCCGCACGCACCGGCGTGCAGGCGCACGCGCTCGCGGGTGATCGTGCCGCCGAGGCAGGAGAACGCGGGCTGCTGGCGCGTGATCTGATTGCCGACCTGCGTCCGGTGCTCAACGCGTGA